A genomic segment from Candidatus Neomarinimicrobiota bacterium encodes:
- a CDS encoding Gfo/Idh/MocA family oxidoreductase, translating to MKIIRIGVIGVGHLGSYHIRNLLEIEDVEVVGFFDIDDTTASEVAGSTGLKSFNSREELFAEAEAVSIVTPTNTHYEIAVSAFEHGLNLFIEKPICDNVEDARKLVEIARENGRTIQVGHIERFSGTYRALTGMNLKPMFIECHRLMQFQPRNLDVAVVHDLMIHDIDLVLHMNGSKPVKVDANGVSVISDNVDIANARLTFENGCVANLTASRISQKGMRKMRIFQKNSYITLDFLKNETRIYGLGSENSQSRGIKVSEIQLGDESRGIYLDSPDIVEENPLLAELTAFVNCIRNDEEPVVTGEDGLAALETASQIITSINNSSM from the coding sequence ATGAAAATTATAAGAATAGGCGTGATTGGTGTCGGGCATTTAGGCTCTTACCATATCCGCAATCTTCTGGAGATAGAAGACGTCGAGGTCGTCGGATTTTTCGACATAGATGACACGACTGCCTCAGAAGTAGCCGGTTCTACCGGACTGAAATCATTCAATTCGAGGGAAGAATTATTCGCTGAAGCGGAAGCCGTATCGATCGTAACTCCGACGAACACACACTACGAAATTGCGGTTTCGGCATTTGAGCATGGACTCAACTTGTTCATCGAAAAGCCGATCTGCGATAATGTCGAAGATGCGCGCAAATTAGTCGAAATCGCCAGAGAGAACGGCAGGACTATACAAGTTGGACACATCGAAAGGTTCAGCGGGACTTATAGAGCGCTAACCGGAATGAACCTTAAACCGATGTTCATCGAATGCCACAGGTTGATGCAGTTCCAACCCCGCAATTTGGACGTTGCGGTAGTCCACGACCTGATGATTCACGATATCGACCTCGTTTTACACATGAACGGTTCTAAGCCTGTCAAAGTAGACGCCAATGGAGTCTCGGTCATATCGGATAATGTGGATATCGCCAATGCCAGACTGACGTTTGAAAACGGATGCGTCGCCAATCTCACAGCAAGCCGAATCAGCCAGAAGGGAATGAGGAAGATGAGGATATTTCAGAAAAATTCTTATATCACGCTCGATTTCTTAAAAAACGAAACCCGCATTTACGGTTTGGGTTCCGAAAATTCTCAGAGTAGAGGAATCAAAGTTTCTGAAATACAGTTAGGTGATGAATCAAGAGGCATCTATCTCGATTCTCCCGATATAGTCGAGGAGAATCCGCTCTTAGCGGAGCTCACCGCGTTTGTTAACTGCATTCGAAACGATGAAGAACCTGTGGTAACAGGTGAAGACGGTTTGGCGGCACTTGAAACCGCGTCGCAAATCATAACGTCGATAAATAACAGTTCCATGTAA
- a CDS encoding YjbQ family protein codes for MKVVTSEFHVTSKGDADMIDITGYIREAIEEHRFVEGSATVFVPGATGAVTTIEFEPGLREDFPKSFDKIAPANAVYKHDETWHDGNGHSHVRASLLGPSLTVPFSEARLILGQWQQIVLLDFDNKPRERRVIVQLIGTGG; via the coding sequence GTGAAAGTAGTCACCTCCGAGTTCCACGTAACGTCCAAGGGTGATGCCGACATGATCGATATTACCGGCTACATCCGGGAGGCGATCGAAGAACACCGATTTGTTGAAGGCAGTGCAACCGTATTTGTCCCCGGTGCGACCGGTGCAGTTACAACTATTGAGTTTGAACCCGGCCTTCGTGAGGATTTTCCAAAATCCTTCGACAAGATCGCACCTGCAAACGCTGTCTACAAACATGATGAGACCTGGCATGACGGCAACGGACATTCGCACGTCCGCGCTTCGCTGCTCGGTCCTTCCTTGACGGTGCCTTTTTCTGAGGCACGTCTGATCCTCGGTCAGTGGCAGCAGATTGTCCTGCTTGATTTTGATAATAAACCCCGCGAGAGAAGGGTAATAGTCCAGCTGATCGGCACCGGCGGTTGA
- a CDS encoding MotA/TolQ/ExbB proton channel family protein, whose protein sequence is MIDLFLQGGPFMWPILILFILGIALSIERLWTLLDASIDTRNFMQKIKVALNEKGFEGAMEISSNTKGPVASLFYAGLMRAKRGIEAVEKAIGSAGTIEMAFLERNLIWLATIATIAPLLGFTGTVSGMVNAFQDIAAADDISPSIVAGGISEALLTTLFGLIVAMIIQTTHNFFVSRIDRLIIDMEESSVELVESLIELEEGSLKSQPTESSPEQL, encoded by the coding sequence ATGATTGATTTATTTCTTCAGGGCGGGCCCTTTATGTGGCCAATTCTAATCCTTTTCATACTCGGTATCGCACTAAGCATTGAGAGGCTCTGGACTCTGCTTGATGCATCGATCGATACCCGAAATTTTATGCAGAAAATAAAAGTAGCTTTGAACGAGAAAGGCTTTGAAGGAGCTATGGAAATTTCCTCTAACACTAAAGGCCCGGTAGCTTCGCTCTTTTATGCCGGCTTGATGCGTGCTAAAAGAGGTATAGAAGCTGTTGAAAAAGCTATCGGAAGCGCCGGCACTATAGAGATGGCGTTTCTCGAGCGCAATCTGATTTGGCTTGCTACAATTGCCACAATTGCTCCGTTGCTCGGGTTCACCGGAACAGTTTCCGGCATGGTAAATGCCTTTCAGGACATCGCCGCAGCTGACGACATTTCTCCCTCTATTGTTGCGGGTGGTATTTCCGAAGCGCTGCTGACCACTTTATTCGGTCTTATTGTTGCGATGATAATACAAACGACGCATAATTTCTTCGTCTCCAGAATTGACAGACTTATAATCGACATGGAAGAAAGTTCTGTTGAACTTGTCGAATCGCTTATAGAATTAGAAGAGGGATCTCTAAAATCACAGCCGACGGAGAGCAGCCCGGAGCAGCTCTAA
- a CDS encoding biopolymer transporter ExbD, translating into MHFEKKGKVFEGIPTASMPDIVFMLLIFFMVTTVLKKFDGLPLNLPHARKIEKLGTKRHVSYIWVSRNGDISVDDKLVRTRDVRNVMYERFVKDPQLIVSMKVDQQADFGIVSDIHQELREAGTLRVNYSAKRGSS; encoded by the coding sequence ATGCATTTTGAGAAAAAAGGGAAGGTGTTCGAGGGGATACCGACAGCTTCCATGCCCGATATCGTATTCATGCTTCTTATCTTTTTTATGGTCACTACTGTTCTAAAGAAGTTTGACGGTCTTCCGCTGAATTTACCGCACGCGCGGAAAATTGAGAAATTGGGGACGAAGAGGCATGTGTCATATATCTGGGTTTCACGGAACGGAGATATAAGCGTCGACGATAAACTTGTGCGCACACGCGACGTCAGAAACGTAATGTACGAACGTTTCGTCAAAGATCCACAACTGATAGTTTCGATGAAAGTGGATCAACAGGCAGACTTCGGAATTGTGAGTGATATCCACCAGGAATTACGGGAAGCGGGAACATTGAGAGTCAACTACTCTGCCAAGCGTGGCTCCAGCTGA
- the lpxB gene encoding lipid-A-disaccharide synthase, producing the protein MKSDSILIVAGEVSGDIQGAKLVVELKELSPGIKITGIGGDNMKSAGVDLLHHVREMSFLGFSEIIKHLPFIRRVLNELTHWIEMNRPSAVVLIDYPGFNLKLARRAKKLGCKVIYYISPQIWAWGKSRIKKIARFVDLMIVVFPFEEKLYKDYGINVEFVGHPMLEGLDNTSTKAEFFEKHKLDERKTLIGLLPGSRLQEVEKLYPTMLEAVEKMRSNSTELQSVTSLSPALDKEIYSSIEQGKYAVHSTDTHDVMKHSDLLIVASGSATLESAFFGTPLIIVYRLSPISWFLGNLLVNINSIGLVNIVAGENIAPEILQSDLTADRLAEEALSIITNDNISSAMSDKLSGVKKLLGEPGASMKAAKSILRNIAS; encoded by the coding sequence GTGAAATCAGATTCTATCCTTATAGTTGCGGGCGAAGTCTCCGGAGATATCCAGGGCGCAAAGCTTGTCGTTGAGTTAAAAGAGCTATCCCCCGGAATCAAAATAACCGGCATCGGAGGCGATAATATGAAGTCAGCCGGAGTCGATCTTCTTCATCATGTGCGTGAAATGTCGTTTCTCGGTTTTAGTGAAATTATCAAACATCTTCCGTTTATCAGAAGAGTGTTGAACGAGTTGACACACTGGATAGAGATGAATCGCCCGAGTGCCGTAGTCTTGATCGACTATCCCGGTTTCAACTTAAAATTAGCCCGAAGAGCAAAAAAACTCGGGTGTAAGGTTATCTATTACATCAGCCCGCAGATTTGGGCATGGGGAAAGAGCAGGATAAAAAAAATCGCCCGTTTCGTGGATCTGATGATTGTCGTATTCCCTTTTGAGGAAAAACTTTACAAAGACTATGGGATTAACGTGGAATTTGTCGGGCACCCGATGCTCGAAGGGCTGGATAATACGAGCACAAAGGCAGAATTTTTTGAAAAGCATAAACTCGATGAAAGAAAAACTTTAATCGGATTATTGCCCGGCAGCAGATTGCAGGAAGTGGAAAAACTATATCCGACAATGCTCGAAGCCGTAGAGAAAATGAGAAGCAACTCAACTGAATTACAATCCGTAACCTCTCTTTCGCCCGCCCTTGATAAAGAAATTTACTCAAGTATAGAACAGGGTAAATACGCCGTCCATTCAACAGATACTCATGACGTCATGAAACACTCTGATCTGCTCATCGTGGCTTCGGGAAGCGCAACGCTCGAATCAGCCTTTTTCGGCACTCCGCTGATCATAGTTTACAGGTTATCGCCGATTTCCTGGTTCCTTGGAAATCTGCTTGTAAACATAAACAGCATCGGTCTGGTTAATATCGTGGCAGGTGAAAATATTGCTCCGGAGATTCTACAGTCCGATCTGACAGCGGATAGACTCGCCGAAGAAGCTCTTTCTATCATAACGAACGATAATATTTCGAGTGCGATGTCGGACAAGTTATCCGGGGTTAAAAAACTTCTCGGGGAACCGGGGGCATCGATGAAAGCCGCAAAATCAATATTACGAAATATAGCATCTTAG
- a CDS encoding energy transducer TonB, translating into MDYKKPEISLKVRYRRLLEIGFIIAFFLLITLGLTYPRFRVKRVKLTPPRIEINIEKVDVTQQFEAPPPPARPSIPVESESDELLDDVTIDPTTIDMFSEIEPPPAPDAGLIEFIPYDEDPLPIGGYEGIKNRAKYPEIAREAGIEGMVIVRAFIDDKGIVREVKIQLGIPNTGLDEAAMSAVERTRFKPAKQRDKPVGVWISIPITFKLTID; encoded by the coding sequence ATGGATTACAAAAAACCCGAAATAAGTTTGAAGGTGCGATACCGCCGACTGCTTGAAATAGGATTTATCATAGCTTTCTTCCTGCTTATTACATTAGGACTAACCTATCCGAGGTTTCGTGTAAAAAGAGTCAAGTTGACACCTCCCAGAATCGAGATAAATATAGAAAAGGTGGACGTAACTCAGCAGTTTGAAGCCCCCCCGCCTCCGGCTCGTCCGTCTATACCGGTGGAATCAGAGAGCGATGAACTCCTCGATGACGTTACAATCGATCCGACTACGATCGATATGTTCTCGGAGATAGAACCTCCTCCCGCTCCGGATGCAGGCTTAATCGAATTTATTCCTTACGACGAAGATCCTCTGCCTATCGGCGGTTACGAAGGGATAAAGAATAGAGCGAAATATCCTGAGATCGCCCGTGAGGCCGGGATAGAAGGTATGGTAATAGTTCGCGCTTTTATCGATGATAAAGGGATTGTTCGGGAGGTTAAAATTCAGCTCGGTATTCCTAACACGGGTTTAGATGAAGCTGCCATGAGCGCCGTGGAAAGAACAAGGTTCAAGCCTGCAAAGCAAAGAGACAAACCGGTAGGCGTCTGGATATCTATTCCGATTACATTTAAGTTAACAATAGATTAA
- a CDS encoding bifunctional hydroxymethylpyrimidine kinase/phosphomethylpyrimidine kinase, with protein sequence MSLLIVGSVAFDSIETAKESREKILGGSANYASLAASLFSYTSMVGVVGEDYPKDIFTTMNQRGIDTTGVKTEQGETFSWGGVYSEDFSERKTLFTNLNVFENFNPVLSDTHRKSKYLLLGNIHPALQLNVLSQLEEPKITACDTMNLWIDTALEELRSLIQKIDILLVNDEEVKLLSGNGNIPTAAKMMLKQGPRFVIVKKGADGAAIFGEEFEFHLPAYPVKEVRDPTGAGDTFAGALMAYIAMVDSVSEDHLKRAMVTGTILASFCVEDFGVEALLKVTPEEINQRFDSMIRLTRFDDTPLLK encoded by the coding sequence TTGAGTTTACTCATAGTGGGTTCAGTCGCATTTGACTCAATAGAGACTGCCAAAGAGAGCAGGGAAAAGATTCTCGGAGGCTCTGCGAACTACGCTTCATTAGCGGCTTCACTCTTCAGTTATACAAGTATGGTCGGAGTGGTAGGTGAAGACTATCCAAAGGATATATTTACGACTATGAACCAAAGAGGGATAGATACTACCGGAGTGAAGACCGAGCAGGGAGAGACGTTCAGCTGGGGCGGAGTCTATTCCGAGGATTTTTCCGAGAGAAAAACACTGTTCACGAATCTCAACGTATTTGAAAATTTTAATCCTGTACTTAGCGATACTCACAGGAAATCGAAATATCTGCTGCTCGGGAATATCCATCCGGCGCTGCAATTAAATGTTTTGAGCCAGCTCGAAGAACCCAAAATCACCGCGTGTGATACAATGAATCTCTGGATTGACACAGCGCTCGAAGAGCTTAGGTCTCTGATACAAAAAATAGATATTCTGCTTGTCAACGATGAGGAAGTTAAACTCCTCTCGGGAAACGGCAATATTCCGACAGCGGCGAAAATGATGTTAAAACAGGGTCCAAGGTTTGTAATCGTGAAAAAAGGCGCTGACGGGGCTGCAATATTCGGAGAGGAATTCGAGTTTCACCTGCCCGCTTATCCTGTAAAAGAAGTTCGTGACCCTACCGGGGCTGGAGATACCTTTGCCGGCGCGCTCATGGCTTATATTGCGATGGTGGATTCTGTCAGCGAAGATCACCTCAAGAGAGCTATGGTTACCGGTACTATTCTCGCATCCTTTTGTGTAGAAGATTTCGGCGTCGAGGCTCTCCTGAAAGTAACTCCTGAAGAAATAAATCAGCGTTTCGATAGTATGATACGGTTGACCAGATTTGACGATACTCCGCTGTTAAAGTGA
- a CDS encoding tetratricopeptide repeat protein, whose product MNTKLLSIFIMSILFMGAYFAACGSIEMRSAKSYLQENNLESAEEQALLAVENETANPFPSYWLGMNIYAKQERWEDMRAMFDKSLSISPKFAAEIENQSEFHWINEFNEGANLFNTVLNGESSNADSALSAAIKSFEEATLIIPGRAQAYATIASLYLHKEDAESAKMYLIKSAELDSTDIKSLVNLAIIYSKENDYEKGDSYLNKVLELDPGNLTALQQLAQNFDSQGKSEEAEATYQKALKADPENANLMYNLGVIYLKADNYEKAEEMFLGSLKLNPDDCDAISNVAAVYSNLEGRLAEAETYLLKASECAPTENVYWRQLVGVYMKMGKPDKAQDALDKAKELGYKP is encoded by the coding sequence ATGAATACAAAATTATTATCAATTTTTATTATGAGCATCCTCTTTATGGGAGCTTACTTTGCAGCCTGCGGCAGCATTGAAATGAGGTCGGCGAAGTCCTACTTACAAGAAAATAATTTGGAAAGCGCCGAGGAGCAGGCTCTCCTTGCGGTTGAAAATGAGACAGCTAATCCCTTTCCTTCATACTGGCTCGGTATGAACATTTATGCGAAGCAGGAAAGATGGGAAGACATGAGAGCGATGTTCGATAAGTCTTTATCCATATCGCCTAAATTTGCAGCTGAAATTGAGAATCAAAGCGAATTTCATTGGATAAATGAGTTTAATGAGGGTGCAAATCTTTTTAACACAGTGCTGAACGGGGAATCATCAAATGCCGATTCCGCGCTCTCTGCCGCGATAAAATCATTCGAAGAAGCCACGCTCATAATCCCCGGGCGGGCGCAGGCTTATGCGACGATAGCCTCTCTATACTTGCACAAAGAGGATGCCGAATCAGCCAAGATGTATCTCATCAAATCTGCCGAGTTAGATTCTACCGACATTAAATCACTCGTAAACCTTGCAATAATTTACTCAAAGGAAAATGATTACGAAAAAGGAGATAGTTATCTAAACAAGGTGTTGGAACTTGATCCGGGAAATTTAACTGCTCTCCAGCAACTTGCTCAAAATTTCGACTCTCAGGGCAAATCTGAAGAAGCGGAGGCAACTTATCAAAAGGCACTGAAGGCGGACCCCGAAAACGCGAATCTCATGTATAACCTCGGAGTAATTTATCTAAAGGCTGATAACTACGAAAAAGCTGAAGAGATGTTCTTAGGCAGTCTGAAATTGAATCCGGACGATTGCGATGCTATCTCAAACGTAGCGGCTGTTTACTCCAATTTGGAAGGAAGGCTGGCTGAAGCTGAAACCTATCTCCTTAAGGCATCTGAATGCGCTCCTACCGAAAATGTTTATTGGAGGCAGCTCGTTGGGGTTTACATGAAGATGGGAAAACCGGACAAAGCGCAGGACGCTCTGGACAAAGCTAAGGAACTTGGGTATAAACCGTAA
- a CDS encoding biopolymer transporter ExbD, producing MILEKRKKRPAEIPTSSMADIAFLLLIFFLVTTTIDMDKGLTLVLPAPGEEKEIPKENISNLLINAAGNIMLDEEFIPLTQIARTVRIKILNNKNLIISVKTDRETDYQVFVSVLDQLKMANATRISIAEPEF from the coding sequence ATGATCTTAGAAAAGAGAAAAAAACGACCCGCGGAAATCCCGACCAGTTCCATGGCGGACATAGCATTTCTGTTACTCATCTTCTTTCTTGTAACAACGACCATCGACATGGACAAGGGTCTAACGCTTGTGCTGCCGGCGCCCGGAGAAGAAAAGGAGATTCCAAAAGAAAACATCTCAAATCTGCTGATTAACGCCGCAGGCAACATAATGTTGGATGAGGAGTTTATACCGCTTACTCAAATTGCAAGAACGGTCAGGATTAAGATTCTGAACAATAAAAATCTTATAATCTCCGTAAAAACAGATAGGGAAACCGATTATCAGGTGTTCGTTTCCGTCCTCGATCAACTTAAGATGGCAAATGCGACAAGAATCTCAATCGCCGAACCGGAGTTCTAA
- the lpxK gene encoding tetraacyldisaccharide 4'-kinase, which translates to MYRSVIFLRNFLYDVNVLPAKKVDAFVISVGNLSTGGTGKTPLVLSLIESLSSQGKIPAVLSRGYGRTGSGPKFYGSSTSISDWRESGDEPFLIKNRIGEITVVIDSVRYRGAMAAVDNGQSEIIILDDGFQHRGIHRNLDIVIVDTNEKLKNRLLLPIGRLREPLNSLRRADVVVVMGEETEAKSFRKYLRKDAVICGGLKEADKMINIQTGEEIGFSRLKGAGLTAFCGIGNPESFRDLLTSFQPKNVSFLSFPDHHAYTTSDFDRIKSQHAASNSEFLLTTEKDSIKLPSNFLGETDVYYLRIKFSLTWGKESFDTLLNSLLLSG; encoded by the coding sequence TTGTACAGGAGTGTCATTTTCCTGAGAAATTTTCTATATGATGTTAATGTCCTCCCTGCGAAGAAGGTCGATGCATTCGTGATCAGCGTGGGTAATCTATCCACCGGAGGGACCGGAAAGACCCCCCTGGTTCTATCGCTTATTGAATCGCTTTCCTCTCAGGGAAAGATACCGGCTGTTCTGTCGAGAGGGTACGGAAGAACCGGCAGCGGGCCGAAGTTTTACGGTTCCTCAACTTCCATAAGCGATTGGCGTGAATCAGGCGACGAGCCGTTTTTGATTAAAAATAGGATTGGTGAGATAACAGTTGTAATTGACTCTGTCAGGTACCGCGGCGCCATGGCGGCGGTAGATAATGGGCAATCTGAAATTATAATTCTCGACGACGGCTTCCAACACAGAGGAATCCACAGAAATTTGGACATTGTCATCGTGGATACGAACGAAAAACTAAAGAACCGTCTTCTTCTTCCGATAGGACGATTAAGAGAGCCCTTGAATTCCCTCAGGAGGGCTGACGTTGTAGTTGTGATGGGTGAAGAAACGGAAGCAAAAAGTTTCCGAAAGTATTTACGGAAAGATGCCGTTATTTGCGGTGGATTGAAAGAAGCGGATAAGATGATCAATATACAGACAGGCGAAGAGATCGGTTTTTCGAGATTAAAGGGAGCGGGACTAACGGCATTTTGCGGTATCGGTAATCCCGAAAGTTTCCGCGATTTACTCACTTCCTTCCAGCCGAAAAATGTTTCATTTTTATCGTTTCCCGATCATCATGCTTACACAACATCGGATTTTGATAGAATTAAGTCTCAACACGCTGCCTCGAACTCTGAATTTCTTTTGACCACCGAGAAGGATTCTATAAAACTTCCTTCAAACTTTTTAGGGGAGACGGACGTATATTATTTGAGGATTAAGTTCAGTCTGACATGGGGTAAAGAATCTTTTGACACCCTGCTGAATAGTCTGTTGCTGTCCGGCTGA
- a CDS encoding S41 family peptidase, with protein sequence MKRRIQISAIIVLSFVLGFAGNQVVHSASDLYLKLEVFENIIQIMNRYYVEKVDWDKVMKGAYRGMMSQLDPHSVYIDKEKFKKSEESFAGKFQGIGIEFDILDRYITVIAPIAGSPSDKLGIRPGDKIVAIDGESAKDINYEEVFSKLRGPKGSKVVVSIRRQGTDDDFELTIVRDEIPIYSVLSSFMIDEEIGYILLSRFSRTTSDEIETALQSLENQGMKNLVLDLRSNAGGYLDKAVDVLDKFIGGGEILVYTKGRVSSANEEYYSNSKGTHERFPLVVLVNRGSASASEIVAGAIQDLDRGLVVGETTFGKGLVQRQWKMKDDSAIRVTIARYYTPSGRLIQRSYENGIEQYYEDIRNDAQNQVEPEKDDRPVFNTKSGRLVRGGGGITPDIIVPSGLNLSKNIIELLRDPKRFVFSYASEYASRHPELGDDENWFISEFQVSGGMIEDFVSTLEESGFELNEKSLDADSDYLKNLIKSEIAGSLFGRNGRYKVKIQTDNQLQRALELLPEAKALSDAVLGMKENSN encoded by the coding sequence ATGAAGAGACGTATCCAAATATCGGCGATTATCGTATTAAGCTTCGTATTGGGTTTTGCCGGCAATCAGGTCGTTCATTCCGCTTCGGACCTGTACCTCAAGTTGGAAGTTTTTGAGAACATCATCCAGATTATGAACCGATACTATGTGGAAAAAGTGGATTGGGATAAAGTCATGAAAGGCGCCTATCGCGGAATGATGTCTCAGCTCGATCCGCATTCGGTTTATATCGACAAGGAGAAATTCAAAAAGAGCGAAGAAAGTTTTGCGGGAAAGTTTCAGGGTATCGGAATCGAGTTCGACATTCTCGACAGATATATCACTGTAATAGCTCCCATCGCGGGTTCTCCTTCCGATAAACTCGGCATCAGACCCGGCGATAAGATCGTCGCCATTGACGGAGAGTCCGCAAAAGACATCAATTATGAAGAGGTTTTTTCCAAACTCAGGGGTCCCAAAGGGTCAAAAGTTGTCGTTTCTATCAGAAGGCAAGGAACCGACGATGATTTTGAACTCACAATAGTTCGGGACGAAATCCCGATTTACTCCGTTCTTTCGTCATTTATGATAGACGAGGAGATCGGATATATACTTTTGAGCAGATTTTCAAGGACTACGAGCGATGAAATTGAAACGGCTTTGCAATCCCTCGAAAATCAGGGGATGAAGAATTTGGTGCTGGATCTTCGTTCGAACGCGGGAGGTTATCTCGACAAAGCGGTCGACGTGCTTGATAAGTTCATCGGCGGCGGTGAGATTCTGGTATACACAAAGGGCAGAGTATCGAGCGCTAATGAAGAGTACTATTCCAATTCCAAAGGAACTCACGAACGCTTCCCCCTCGTCGTGCTTGTAAACCGGGGATCAGCAAGCGCCTCCGAGATTGTAGCAGGCGCAATTCAAGACCTCGATAGGGGATTAGTTGTCGGAGAGACTACGTTCGGAAAGGGGCTTGTCCAAAGACAGTGGAAGATGAAAGACGACTCGGCTATAAGGGTAACTATTGCCAGGTATTATACACCGAGCGGGAGATTGATTCAGAGATCCTATGAAAATGGTATTGAACAGTACTACGAAGACATTCGTAACGACGCACAAAATCAGGTCGAGCCGGAAAAAGATGATCGACCTGTGTTCAATACCAAATCGGGAAGATTGGTTCGCGGAGGAGGAGGCATAACGCCCGATATCATCGTTCCCTCCGGTTTGAACTTGTCTAAAAACATTATTGAGCTCCTGAGAGACCCCAAAAGATTCGTCTTCAGCTATGCCTCAGAATACGCTTCCCGTCACCCGGAGTTGGGCGATGATGAAAATTGGTTCATAAGCGAATTTCAGGTCTCCGGTGGGATGATTGAGGATTTCGTGTCAACTTTAGAAGAATCCGGTTTTGAATTAAATGAAAAATCTTTAGATGCAGACAGTGATTACCTGAAGAATCTGATTAAGTCGGAAATCGCCGGATCACTATTCGGAAGAAACGGACGCTATAAGGTAAAGATTCAGACCGACAATCAGCTTCAACGGGCTCTTGAACTACTTCCGGAAGCGAAAGCGCTTTCCGATGCGGTATTGGGAATGAAAGAAAACTCGAATTAG
- the mtnA gene encoding S-methyl-5-thioribose-1-phosphate isomerase, giving the protein MSRPATIKWNDDRVMMIDQTLLPGEVKVLEISDYKLIAEAIKSLRIRGAPAIGIAGAFGIVLGSRQFGGDNISDFKEHLEKVAAFLAATRPTAVNLEWAIRRMMEKAEKFTDAGIERMQSILLDEAEAILNEDIESCKKIGAHGAAILPESGTGLTHCNAGGLATGDYGTALGVIFSAVELNKSIKMYVDETRPLLQGARLTTWELQNQGIDTTLITDNMAGHVMAQGKIDFVIVGADRIANNGDVANKIGTYSVAVLAKYHDIPFYVAAPLSTIDFESRSGEQIPIEERAPEEVTQGFGRTTAPEGTTVYSPAFDITPHNLVSALITDEGIIYPPYGNLKDKILDSKKNKS; this is encoded by the coding sequence ATGAGTCGCCCCGCTACCATCAAGTGGAATGACGACAGGGTTATGATGATTGATCAGACGCTCCTTCCGGGTGAAGTTAAGGTACTTGAAATCAGTGACTACAAGCTGATAGCTGAGGCGATTAAATCCTTGAGAATCAGGGGCGCACCGGCTATCGGTATCGCCGGAGCGTTTGGTATTGTCCTCGGATCTCGGCAATTCGGGGGAGATAACATCAGCGACTTCAAAGAGCATCTCGAAAAGGTGGCTGCTTTCCTCGCAGCTACCCGCCCTACAGCCGTAAATTTAGAATGGGCTATACGGAGAATGATGGAAAAGGCAGAAAAATTTACGGATGCGGGCATTGAACGGATGCAGTCGATATTGCTGGATGAGGCGGAAGCGATATTGAACGAGGATATAGAATCGTGTAAGAAGATAGGAGCTCACGGCGCAGCAATTCTCCCGGAGTCGGGCACGGGGCTGACCCACTGCAACGCCGGAGGACTTGCCACCGGCGATTACGGTACGGCTCTCGGCGTTATTTTCTCCGCCGTTGAATTGAATAAATCTATTAAAATGTATGTTGACGAAACCCGGCCTCTGCTCCAGGGCGCGCGGCTCACAACCTGGGAGCTTCAGAATCAGGGTATCGATACCACATTGATAACCGATAATATGGCGGGTCATGTTATGGCGCAGGGCAAGATTGATTTCGTCATTGTAGGAGCTGATCGAATCGCCAATAACGGCGACGTCGCCAACAAAATCGGGACGTATTCCGTTGCAGTACTTGCAAAATATCATGATATCCCCTTTTACGTAGCTGCCCCTTTGTCCACCATAGATTTTGAATCCCGGAGCGGGGAGCAGATACCGATAGAGGAAAGAGCCCCGGAAGAGGTAACGCAAGGCTTTGGTAGAACCACCGCCCCCGAAGGCACAACGGTATATTCACCTGCTTTTGACATTACTCCGCATAATCTGGTATCCGCACTCATCACTGATGAGGGAATTATTTATCCTCCTTATGGCAACCTGAAAGATAAAATCCTTGACTCAAAAAAAAATAAAAGTTAA